In Nitrospirota bacterium, a single genomic region encodes these proteins:
- a CDS encoding protein-glutamate O-methyltransferase CheR, whose amino-acid sequence MLDKEDRIPLHDEEFRLLRELIKDYCGIYFDDDSIYLLESRLSRRLKIHHLDNFRDYYRLLLYDRYKEEEFSELMDILTINETYFFREEIQLKALNEEILKDLYTAKKDTKKIRIWSAGCSSGEEPYTIAMLVLEQGAYFDGWDIEILGSDINQRVLQSARKGLYRKNSFRNTNEYFAKKYFKENDGIYKISDNIKKLVNFSYLNLLDPFKVKFVETMDVILCRNVLIYFHMDARKKVIENFYNRLSDGGYLLLGHAESLMNVSTSFTLKHLKNDMVYQKPKKVSVSLSDESLFRMVWGR is encoded by the coding sequence ATGCTCGATAAAGAAGACCGCATACCCCTTCATGACGAAGAATTCAGACTCCTGAGGGAGCTGATAAAAGACTACTGCGGCATATACTTTGACGATGACTCTATATATCTTCTCGAAAGTAGACTCTCAAGAAGGCTCAAGATCCATCATCTCGATAACTTCAGGGACTACTATAGACTGCTCCTTTACGATAGGTATAAGGAGGAGGAATTCAGCGAACTGATGGATATTCTTACGATAAACGAGACATATTTTTTCAGGGAAGAAATCCAGTTGAAGGCTCTGAACGAGGAGATACTAAAAGATCTTTATACGGCAAAAAAAGATACAAAAAAAATACGGATATGGTCAGCAGGCTGTTCTTCCGGGGAAGAGCCCTACACTATTGCCATGTTGGTATTAGAGCAAGGAGCATATTTCGATGGCTGGGATATAGAGATATTAGGCTCCGATATAAACCAGAGGGTTCTTCAGTCCGCAAGAAAAGGGCTTTATAGAAAGAACTCCTTCAGAAACACGAATGAATACTTCGCAAAGAAGTATTTCAAGGAAAACGACGGCATTTACAAGATAAGCGACAATATCAAAAAACTCGTCAATTTCAGCTATCTTAACCTTCTTGACCCATTCAAGGTAAAATTCGTAGAGACGATGGATGTAATACTGTGCAGGAATGTGCTTATTTACTTTCATATGGATGCAAGAAAGAAAGTGATAGAGAACTTCTATAACAGGCTTTCGGATGGAGGGTATCTTCTGCTTGGGCATGCAGAGTCCCTGATGAATGTGTCCACTTCATTTACCCTGAAGCATCTAAAAAACGATATGGTTTATCAAAAGCCCAAGAAGGTTTCTGTGTCTCTTTCAGACGAGAGCCTTTTCAGAATGGTCTGGGGAAGATAA
- a CDS encoding HAMP domain-containing protein, whose product MKLLRRSLANSFTFIVLLILIVGQGSLWTWFLFNQKAHTSAMLKNKIGSLGNLVREPSLDAILNSNYESLDRYIDGITKDGDIISIRITDKGGNVVREKSSGVQQRGKTINPFFVSWTNELTIHLKSGVEEIGTVTISYSGKQVNEAMQRLLTVPPLGQSLVFLITIYIIYLFFQRKIGKPVSVLEDRLRSITAGDLTVKIPDIGKNELGTIAHGLRFLVDGMTSTVSKLHSTAANVAMAIRQLQLTFDNVTQGVQKQSTAVDSISQSLKNAHESQKKITDGTEKMSEVSSENVTSLLQMKNIADEIASSASRLFQASESSFSIVAEMSQTAKAMADSSENVLSSVEDALASVEEINASVKEVETGAKESTRLADKVREITAEKGVLQIADAIESMEKISDKVKYSVEIVRRLGSRSKDIEKMLSVIKEVTEQTNLLSLNAAILAAQAGEYGKGFSVVADEIRALSDRTASSTKEITGIVRTIQTELSDAVVSIETGMQMVDEGNTLVYKAGESVATALEVAQKSARMARSIEKATEEQAKGLGHITTSVSAIKEMVSGVAKSTNEQSKSSEYMLESIREVKEVAEVSKKGTAEQATGTKLISKNLELAAEKLFEITQSTMNQQKVNEGIISHVEQIRNIGTSTLRDVEALSLSLNTLQEEIGLLKKEMEAFKIK is encoded by the coding sequence GGGCTCTTTGTGGACATGGTTTCTGTTTAACCAGAAAGCCCATACCTCGGCAATGCTGAAAAATAAGATTGGCAGTTTAGGCAACCTTGTTAGAGAACCCTCATTGGATGCCATATTGAATTCTAACTACGAATCCCTTGACCGCTACATAGATGGTATTACGAAGGATGGAGATATAATCTCCATCCGTATCACAGACAAAGGGGGCAATGTCGTAAGAGAAAAATCATCAGGAGTCCAGCAAAGGGGCAAGACTATAAACCCATTCTTTGTGTCATGGACAAACGAGCTTACTATACATTTAAAGTCAGGTGTAGAAGAGATAGGCACGGTAACAATCTCATATAGCGGAAAACAGGTTAACGAGGCAATGCAGAGGCTTCTCACAGTGCCTCCGCTTGGTCAGTCGCTGGTCTTTTTAATCACGATATATATCATTTATCTTTTTTTCCAGAGAAAGATTGGCAAACCCGTAAGTGTGCTCGAGGACCGTCTGAGAAGTATTACAGCAGGGGACCTGACCGTAAAAATCCCGGACATAGGAAAAAACGAGCTTGGCACTATTGCCCACGGGCTCAGGTTTCTTGTGGATGGGATGACATCCACTGTGTCAAAACTTCATTCCACTGCCGCCAATGTCGCAATGGCTATAAGACAGCTTCAGCTAACATTCGACAATGTCACTCAAGGGGTCCAGAAACAGTCAACTGCAGTAGACAGCATATCCCAGTCATTGAAGAATGCCCATGAATCACAGAAAAAAATAACCGATGGAACCGAGAAGATGTCGGAGGTCTCCTCTGAAAATGTTACTTCCCTTCTCCAGATGAAAAACATTGCAGACGAGATAGCATCCAGTGCAAGCAGGCTGTTTCAGGCATCCGAAAGCTCTTTCTCCATAGTGGCTGAGATGTCACAGACTGCAAAGGCAATGGCAGATAGCTCCGAGAATGTCCTGTCCTCTGTCGAGGACGCCCTTGCCTCTGTGGAGGAGATAAATGCCTCTGTCAAAGAGGTTGAAACGGGTGCAAAGGAATCAACGAGACTTGCAGACAAGGTAAGAGAAATCACTGCGGAAAAGGGTGTGCTACAAATAGCAGACGCCATTGAGAGTATGGAAAAAATCTCGGATAAGGTCAAATATTCAGTGGAGATAGTCAGACGCTTAGGCTCAAGGTCAAAGGATATAGAGAAAATGCTTTCTGTCATAAAAGAGGTCACAGAGCAGACAAACCTTCTCAGCCTTAATGCGGCAATACTTGCCGCACAAGCAGGAGAGTACGGAAAGGGGTTTTCGGTTGTTGCAGACGAAATAAGGGCATTAAGCGACAGAACCGCTTCTTCCACAAAAGAGATAACCGGCATTGTCAGAACGATTCAGACAGAGCTTTCAGACGCAGTGGTCTCTATAGAGACAGGCATGCAGATGGTTGACGAGGGAAACACATTGGTTTACAAGGCAGGGGAATCCGTAGCCACTGCCCTTGAGGTGGCACAGAAGTCGGCACGGATGGCAAGGTCAATCGAGAAGGCAACAGAAGAACAGGCAAAGGGCTTGGGTCATATAACAACATCTGTAAGTGCTATAAAGGAAATGGTCTCGGGTGTTGCAAAGTCCACAAACGAGCAGTCTAAGTCCTCGGAATATATGCTCGAGAGCATCAGGGAGGTAAAGGAGGTAGCAGAGGTTTCAAAGAAAGGAACAGCGGAGCAGGCAACAGGCACAAAACTTATATCGAAAAACCTCGAGCTTGCAGCCGAAAAATTATTCGAGATAACCCAGTCTACGATGAACCAGCAGAAAGTAAACGAGGGAATCATCTCCCATGTAGAGCAGATAAGAAATATCGGGACATCAACCCTGAGAGATGTAGAGGCACTGTCGCTTTCATTAAATACCCTTCAGGAGGAAATCGGTCTCCTTAAAAAAGAGATGGAGGCATTCAAGATTAAATAA
- a CDS encoding chemotaxis protein CheW has protein sequence MKQFIVFGLGEEDFGIDIKNVVEILKYQKVRGLPNLPDFISGIITVRGDVIALIDMRKRFGIRFSQSKNERIILIRAEGEKVGLVVDAVREIASFSNEEMTLPPAIFKGLKTEYLEGIAKKKGSVVILLSIESLLSAEEKIILKESTETAIVET, from the coding sequence ATGAAGCAGTTTATCGTATTTGGACTTGGCGAAGAAGACTTTGGAATCGACATCAAAAATGTTGTCGAGATTCTTAAATACCAGAAGGTAAGAGGACTTCCCAATCTGCCTGATTTTATCTCAGGCATAATAACCGTCAGGGGAGATGTGATTGCTCTGATAGATATGCGAAAACGATTCGGTATCAGATTTTCCCAATCAAAAAACGAAAGGATAATCCTCATCAGAGCAGAAGGAGAAAAGGTCGGACTTGTGGTTGATGCGGTCAGGGAGATAGCAAGCTTTTCCAATGAAGAGATGACCTTGCCACCTGCTATCTTTAAGGGCTTGAAAACAGAATATCTGGAAGGTATCGCAAAGAAAAAAGGAAGTGTGGTTATACTCCTTTCTATAGAAAGCCTCCTTTCAGCCGAAGAAAAAATTATACTTAAGGAATCAACCGAGACTGCCATAGTAGAGACATGA
- a CDS encoding HEAT repeat domain-containing protein, with protein MTLKEISEKLKSMDIDDRRTAVLALKEPPSGVEQKEVIALLIKALQDASWRVRKTVQDILFEDYPLESYMDSLIGLLHLEDNAGARNSAIEILTKLNRRATRFLIEAFKTTDTDARKFIIDILGQFKDRKTIPLMLDALKDEDENVRASAVEHLGSMGEPSVVDALIGILEEGDLWTAYPAADAIGTIGDKRAIPALVRALDNKTLREPCLRALGKIGDPEALKYIVPFIDDKSKAVGESAIKAIETLYHKGANEEFIASELQSLIGERIIHLLLEHAWSSKPAVRGSAILLLGLLRDERALDPLLELSTESDFTGDVKKALVFIGKHKPEAILPLFKKDSPYLRRFVCSVASEVASPIYFDTFTEIIGDSDGHVRALSAIGLSNIGDIRAIERIKGLLVDEYTDVQEAAIEALSKFKASVDMEELISNLKSKNLVLRKNSALLIGRLSAHEAVPALGFALKDDNVSVRRAVINALSSIKTRDSIKYLTLALTDEDSDIRASSALSLGMTGQEIATEPLCLLLSDTDDRVRATSARALGMLGSKGAVSSLLKALSDKNGFVVTTAIDSLGRLGGNDAKKALIGMLSSSDKEIRRTAIKSLSKFQGVENNILPFIRDNDWATRVAAVEALGGSPNSRIKGELEKLYDKENDEAQTVASKESSKSSTTRRTILQSEKH; from the coding sequence ATGACACTGAAAGAAATTTCCGAAAAACTTAAAAGCATGGATATCGACGACAGGAGAACTGCTGTCCTTGCCCTTAAGGAGCCTCCTTCAGGCGTAGAACAAAAAGAGGTTATAGCCCTACTTATCAAGGCGCTACAGGATGCAAGCTGGCGGGTAAGAAAAACCGTTCAGGACATACTCTTTGAGGATTATCCTCTGGAGTCTTACATGGACAGCCTCATCGGGCTTCTTCATCTCGAGGATAATGCAGGGGCAAGGAACTCTGCCATAGAAATACTTACAAAGCTAAACAGAAGGGCTACGCGGTTTCTGATAGAGGCATTCAAGACAACTGACACCGATGCAAGAAAGTTCATTATAGATATACTGGGGCAGTTCAAGGACAGAAAGACGATTCCCCTGATGCTCGATGCCCTCAAAGACGAGGATGAAAATGTCAGGGCATCGGCAGTAGAGCACTTAGGGAGCATGGGCGAGCCTTCTGTGGTAGATGCACTTATAGGGATTTTAGAAGAAGGGGACCTCTGGACAGCCTATCCTGCGGCAGATGCCATCGGGACGATTGGCGACAAAAGGGCAATACCAGCACTTGTCAGGGCACTTGACAATAAAACCCTGCGGGAGCCATGCCTCAGGGCATTGGGAAAAATCGGAGACCCAGAAGCCCTGAAATACATAGTGCCTTTTATAGATGACAAATCCAAGGCAGTAGGGGAAAGTGCTATAAAAGCCATAGAAACGCTGTACCATAAGGGTGCTAACGAAGAATTTATAGCCTCAGAGCTTCAGAGCCTCATCGGTGAGCGGATAATACACCTACTGCTTGAACATGCATGGAGCAGTAAACCCGCTGTCAGGGGTTCGGCAATACTACTTCTGGGACTCCTAAGGGATGAGAGGGCACTTGACCCTTTGCTTGAGCTTTCAACGGAAAGCGACTTTACAGGGGATGTTAAAAAAGCCCTCGTCTTTATCGGAAAACACAAACCAGAAGCAATCCTTCCTTTGTTTAAAAAGGACAGTCCGTATCTCAGAAGGTTCGTATGCTCTGTGGCATCGGAGGTAGCCTCACCCATTTATTTCGACACCTTTACAGAGATCATCGGAGACTCCGATGGCCATGTGAGGGCACTGTCTGCTATTGGTCTTTCCAATATAGGAGATATAAGGGCAATAGAGCGTATAAAAGGGCTTCTCGTTGATGAATACACAGATGTGCAGGAAGCCGCTATAGAGGCACTAAGTAAATTTAAAGCCTCCGTTGACATGGAAGAGTTGATAAGCAATCTAAAAAGTAAAAACCTTGTTTTAAGGAAAAATTCCGCACTTCTTATTGGAAGACTCTCAGCCCATGAGGCAGTTCCTGCATTGGGCTTTGCTCTGAAAGACGATAATGTCTCCGTAAGAAGGGCAGTTATAAATGCCCTGTCTTCTATAAAGACGAGGGATTCCATAAAATATCTTACCCTTGCCCTGACAGACGAGGACTCAGACATAAGGGCATCGTCAGCACTGTCTTTAGGCATGACAGGACAGGAGATTGCTACCGAGCCTCTGTGCCTTCTCCTTAGCGACACTGACGACAGGGTTAGGGCAACCTCTGCGAGGGCATTGGGCATGCTGGGAAGCAAAGGCGCAGTTTCAAGTCTTCTAAAAGCCCTTTCCGACAAAAACGGTTTTGTCGTAACCACTGCAATAGACTCGTTAGGAAGGCTCGGAGGAAACGATGCAAAAAAGGCACTTATTGGCATGCTTTCCTCTTCGGACAAAGAGATACGAAGAACAGCAATAAAATCGCTTTCTAAATTCCAAGGGGTAGAAAACAACATCCTGCCTTTTATAAGGGACAATGATTGGGCTACGAGGGTTGCAGCTGTTGAGGCACTGGGAGGAAGCCCAAACAGTCGCATCAAAGGAGAGCTCGAAAAGCTCTACGACAAGGAGAACGATGAAGCCCAAACAGTCGCATCAAAGGAGAGCTCGAAAAGCTCTACGACAAGGAGAACGATTTTGCAGTCAGAAAAACATTAG